The genomic region TTTAGTTTACAAGGCACTGTTTGTTTTCTTCGTGTTTGTCGGCGCTGTCGTCAACCTCGGTGCAGTCTTAGAATTCAGCGATATGATGATTTTGTCAATGGCTTTCCCAAATATCTTAGGTTGTTTTCTGCTGTCGAACAAAGTTGCCGCCGATTTACAAGATTACATGCAGCGCCTTCAAACTGGAAAGATGCCCGTGTTTAAGTGAGTAGTGAGTAGCGATCCGTTATCATTTGTCAGTTGTCAGTGTAGAGACATTACATGTAACGTCTGTACAAAGCGATCGGCGATCGGGGAGTGGTGAGTCGGAAGTGGCAAGCGATAAAAGATTCCTTACTTACGACTTATGACTTCTTTCTTTTCTTCTGTCTGCTCAGTTTTGACTTTTGACTTTTGACTTTTGACTTTTGACTTACCAACTACCAATTACCAATCAAAAATCATGAGTTGGTTACAGAAAGACCGAGTTTTAGTTCCGATCGATTTTTCAGAAGAGTCTTTTGCTGCACTATCTCCAGCACGAGAATTTGTGAAGGATGCGAGTCATTTGTATGTTCTGCACGTTCTGTCTCACCTGCATCCAGCTGAACCTGGAGCGATGTGGAATACTTTAGACGATCGCACCCGCCAGCAGCACGTAAAAGAGACTTTGGACAAACGATTTAAAGCTTCGGAGTTTGAAGGAGTTCATATTGGTGTTGCTGTTGGCGACCCCAGTTCGGAGATTCTCGACTATGCTAAGGAGATTAATGCCGATTTAATTGTGATTCCATCGCATGGCAAAACTGGCTTGAGTCGATTTTTTCTCGGTTCGGTAGCAGAACGAGTGATTCGCTATGCTAATTGTCCTGTGGTGGTGTTGAAAAAAAATTAGGTTAGCGGTTTATCAAAATCATCGCGATGTTAATCAATTGAGGCTAATACTTTGCTAAGAGATTAGCCTAAACTGCTTTATTTTTCATGCAGCAACGCCTTACTTCAACTGCTCGATTAAGCGATCGCCCACCCGCAAAGCATTTGCAATGACAGTCAAGCCAGGACTAACACTGGCATGAGATGGGAAAAAACTGCTGTCTACGACATAGAGATTTTGCACTCCGTGGGTACGACAGTTCAGATCCAACACAGAAGTCGTCGGATCTTCTCCAAACCGACAAGTGCCGCACTGATGAGCAACGACTTGTACGGGCATATCACTGCGCGGATGGGTTGTGCGGTTAAATATATTAGGCTGAGACTGCTCGACGCTTTTTAATACATCAACCCAACGATATACCAGGCGATCGTGCGCTTCTACATTATTCGCCGTGTAATCAATTCGCAGTTTGTCTCCCACATAGCGAACGCGATTGTTGGGATCGGGCAAGTCTTCCGTTTTCAGCCACCAACCGATTGAATGGGTTGCCAACTGCCGCAAGCCGAAATTTGGCATTAGCCGAGACAATGCCGATAAAATCGGTGGTGCTTCGGCAAAAATGACATCTTGAAAAATACCACCAGAGTTTTGTACGTGACCCATCGGATACGGAAAATCCTTGTCTCCCCAATAAAAATCATTTAGCCCTAGCGTGCGGGAAAATGACCCAGAATTAGCGGTAGAGGTTAACTGCACCACAACCGATAGCAGTTGTTTCATCAAATTTCGCCCCACCTGACCGGAGCCATTCGCAATACCGTTGGGATGTTTTTCGTTGGCAGACCGCAGCAGCAATGCCGCCGAGTTCACAGCACCACAGGCAAGCACTACAATATTGCCTAAAAACAAATAGGACTGTTCCCCAATTTTTGCTTGAACTGCTTTGATCTCCGATCCTGATGGGTTGGTATGCAGACAAACAACCTGAGCAGAGGTTTTAAGCGTCACGTTTTCGCTGTTGAGGATGGGGCTAACTCCGGTGTCTTCAGCATCGGTTCTACCGCGATGCCGCAGGCGGTTCGCTTCGCGACCATCGCCCAACCCTAGCGGCAAATGGACGGGATGCAACCCTTGCTGAGAAAGGTTTTCGCCAATGCGTTGTACCATCGGCTCATGAGCAACTTCCCCAAAAGGATAGGCTTCGCTATGGGGCGGCTCGGTGGGGTCATCTGCGACTTTACCGTGGACTTGATACAACTTCTCAGCTTCCGTATAGTAAGGCTCAAAGTCTTGATATTTCAATCCCCATGCCGGAGAAACCCCACCCTGATGCTGCACTTCCTCAAAATCACGTTCGCGCATTCGCTGCAAAACGCCACTCCAAATTTTTGTATTGCCACCAACGGCGTAATATGTTTGTGGATAAAACGGTTCTCCTGCGTTGTCGTACCAGGGTTCTGGCGCGTGAAATTGCTCTTTCTTAAAAACTTCTGTATCGACCAACTCCGAACTTTCACGATGGATCAGTTCTCCGCGATCGAGCAGCAAGATCTTTTTACCAGTTGATGCCAGCTTTCGCGCCAGCGTCCCGCCGCCTGCACCCGTACCAACAATAATTACGTCATAGTAGCGATCGTCAATTATCATAGGAGTCTCCTACTGCCAAACGTAAATGAGCGTGTACAACACGATCCAAATGACATCGACAAAGTGCCAGAATAAGGACGTTGCTTCAACACCAAAATAACCGTTGTCGTAGTTACCAGGAATAAACGATCGCCCCAACATTAATGTTTGCAGCAGAATTCCGGTGAGAACGTGCAAGCCATGAAATCCAGTTAATAAAAAGAACGTGCCGCCGAACAAACCCGACTGGTAGCTAAATGGTAAACTGCGCCATTCCACAGCTTGCCCAAAGAGGAAATAACTGCCCATCGCCATAGTAATTAATAGAAATAGGCGAAAGCCCCACAGTTTTTTATCGTGTAAATAACGCTCAGCTACGTAGATGACAAAACTACTGGATACCAGCACGAGGGTATTAATGAATGGATCTCTGGTTTCCAAGCCAGTCACACCTGGTGGATACCAGTCTAGGGTAGTGGTTTTGTAGACAATGTAACCCGTAAAGAAGCTCAGGAAAATGACACTTTCCGACAGCAGAAACACGATAAAGCCAAACTTACTATTGCTTGCTGCGTCATGCTCCTGGTGCTGTCGAACGTTAGCTTCAACGTCTTGCGCGTTGCGTAGCTCCCCAGAGGGGTTCGCTCTTTCTGCTGTCATGATGTTTGCTGCTGCGTCAGAGATTCAGGAAATTGAGTCAAGCCTGGATTGGGAATGTTTCCTACTAATGGTTGGTTTCTACCGTAGCCGTAGGGTCCCGAAACCACAACTGGCGTTTCTTCAAAGTTTTCGACGGTTGGTGGTGAAGAGGTAAGCCACTCTAAACCGTATGCCCGCCAGGGATTGTTGCCTACTTTCTCGCCCCGAATCCAAGCACTCACCATGTTGAGAATAAATGGTAGCGTAGACAGCCCCAACAGAAAACCGCCAATACTTGCGAGGACGTTCCAGTAGGCAAATTCTAGATCGTAAGAGGCGACACGACGGGGCATTCCCATCAGTCCAGCAGGGTGCATGGGTAGGAAAGTTAACGCCGTTCCCAGGTAGGTTAAAGCAAAGTGCAGTTTCCCCAATCCTTCGTAATACATACGTCCGGTCATTTTAGGAAACCAGTGATAGATCGCGGCATAAATCCCCATAACGATCGCGCCATACAGCACGTAATGGAAATGTCCGACGACAAAGTAAGTGTTGTTGACGTGAATATCGATCGGTACAGAAGCCAGAAAAATTCCGGTAATTCCAGCAAACAACCAATTACTAATGCCACCGAGCGCAAATAGCATCGGCGTGGTGAAGCGGATCTTACCACCCCAAATCGTTGCCACCCAGCCAAACACTTTAATACCGGAAGGAATGGCAACCAGCATCGATGTCACCATGAAGAGTATCCGCATCCAACCAGGTGTGGCACTGGCAAACATGTGATGTACCCATACTGCTCCACTGACAACCGTAATCAGGATGGATGATGCCGCAATCACCCGATAGCCGAATAAAGGCTTACGGGCATGAACGGGCAAAACTTCGGAAAATATGCCGAATGCTGGCAGAACCATGACGTAGACTGCCGGATGGGAGTAAAACCAAAAAAAGTGTTGATAAAGTATAGGGTTGCCACCCCGCTCTGGGGCAAAAAAACTCGTGCCGATCGTGATATCGAGCAACAGCATCACCGCACCCCCAGTCAGTGCAGGCAAGCCGTACAGTTGAATTAACTGCGCTCCCAGCACAGACCAAACAAAGGCAGGCGTTCTAAACCAAGTCATTCCTGGCGCACGCATTTTGAAGATGGTAGTGACGAAATTCACCCCACCCATGATGGAAGATACGCCCGAAATTGCTACTGCCAAAATCCATAACACCTGTCCGTTCAGCAGATTGCCAGTCGGGTTTTGCAAACTCACAGGCGGATATGCCCACCATCCCGACTGCGATGGACCTCCTGGTACCAGGAAACTGGCTAGCATCAGAATGCCTACTACAGGAACCATCCAAAACGAAACCGCATTCAGCCGAGGAAATGCCATATCTCGCGCTCCAATCATCAGTGGCACGAGATAATTTCCCAATCCCACTAAAACGGGGAACGTCCACATAAACAGCATGATCGAGCCATGCATTGTGAACAGCGCGTTATAAACAGTGCGATCGACCAGATCGGCATCGGGGGTAATCAGTTCGCCCCGCATAATCATCGACAACGTGCCGCCAATTAGGAAAAAGAAAAAAGATGTGACGATGTATTGAATGCCAATGACTTTGTGATCGGTGCTGAAGGTGAAGAATCGCTTCCAGTTGTCGGGCGCACCAGGGTATGGCTGTCCGCGAACGGCTTCTGGAGCCTCGAGCGAGATGTTTGTCATATGTTACCAAGCAAGTCAAAAGTTAAAAGTCAAAAATCAGGAGTTAGGAGTAATTTTTCTCCCTCAGCTCCCTCAGCTCCCTCAGCTCTCTTGTTCCCTCTTGGGAGCATAATTCACCACAGGCGGGGGTGCAGGTGGGATAGTGTCCCAACCGCGAACGGCTACCTTGTCTTTCGTTGTCCCAGAGCGATCGTTGGCTTGGCTGTACTCGAAAGCAGCCCGATTAAAAGCAGGGGTGGGCGAGCCAGCGGCAGCGTCGGCAAGCCACTGTTGATATTCGTTGAATGGTTGAACCACGACATCTGCTTGATTTGCAGCAAAGTAAGTCCCGCTAAACATGGAATCGCGCAGGCGATAGGTTCCAGTTTTCACAGGAGTCAGTTCAAAATCGATTTCGTGGTTAGGAACGACATCTTGCTTCAGGCGAAATGCTGGAATATAAAAGCCATGTAACACATCCTGCGATCGCAAGGTAAATCGCACGCGGCGATCGACTGGTAAATGTAACTCAGTGCTAGTAATATCCTGTTTTGGATAATGGAAAATCCATGCCCATTGCTTAGCGGTCACGTCAATTTGCTCGATGGGAGCGGTTTCTACTGCATTCTGAATTTCCTGCTGAGGCTTGCTGTCAAAGGGTTCGGCATAAGCAGGCTGTATTATCTGAGGCATATGCAAGTGTACCAGTTCCATCGGACCCCGCACTGCCATTTTTTCGTAAGTCCGATAGCTAACAAAAGAAAGCGTTAACACCAAAACTAATGGTACTGCCGTCCAGACAATTTCCAGCCAGGTATTGCCTTCAATCGGGGGACCATCGCTCATGTCATACTTACTGGCTCGATGAAAGACCAACGAGTAGAGGAAAGGTCCAATTACACCTAAGTAAATGAATGTGCCTAACCCAGTAAAGAGACTGAATAGATCGTCCAGCAACTTTGCTTCTGCTGCTGCTTCTGGCGGAAACCAAGAATAGGATTGCTTCGCCATCCACAAGCTTGTCATAGCGACCAGGATGGCATAGACCGTCATTATTAGAATTGCACGGAGTTTCATCATGACAGCGATCGCACCATAGTTAGAACAGCGAACTGAGAGGAGAAGACAGGGAGTAGGGAGGACAAGGGGGAGAAGAGAGCTGAGGAGGCTGAGGGAACTGAGGAGGCTGAGGGAGCTGAAAGGACAAGGAGGACAGGGGAGACAAGGGAGACAAGGGAGACAAGGGAGAAAAATTATAGCTTCTGATTCCTGACTCCTGTTTTGACTTTTGCCTTTTGCCTTTTGCCTTCCCTAGAGTTGATTGGGATTTTCGCCTAAGTGCAGCATTTGATCCGCTGTCACATGAATGCCGAACTCAGCACCCAGATGCGCGCCCAGCGTTCCCTGCACAAACATCAGAGCAAAAACAAATAAACCAGCAGCGAGATAACTCCACTGTACCTGTCTTGCCATGTCTTTGCGCCACTGATAGCGTTGAAAGCCTCGCCAAACGGTCATTCCCACAATCGAGGTCAAAATCATTACCCCCCCTACACCGTGTAGAATCATCGTTTCTAAAGCATGAAATCCCCAAGCGCTGGTGACATCCGCCAGGGGTACAGCCAAAGAAACTTCAAACACACCAGCCATGACCGTAAAAAATGTAACGATCGCTGATGCCAACAGGTTATACCAACCGACATCAAACAGCGCCGAGCGGGTGACGGGAATCGCTAGAAACTTAAAAACTGCTTTCTCAACGGGAAACAGCACCCCTACAATATCAAAGGCGATCGCTACGATAAATAACCCTAGCGTTAGATGCACCAGGTTGGGATGGATGGGAATTGGGTAGGGCAACCCATTAACTCCCAAACTCCCCCACTGTTCCAGCAAGTCTGGATTCATAATATACCTCCTCTGATTGCCTCTACGACAGGAATCGTATGCAAGCCATAGACCCACACGAGTAAGCTGCCCAGGTATGTCTGAATACAAACTAGCCCAACTAGCAGCACGCTCGCTGCGAGGTAAGGAAGGGGTAGCTGCGGTCTTTCCTGCAACCGGATCACGTAGCGCCATGCGGTGATGACTGCTAGAATTCCTGAGAGCGACCAGCCCAAAATTGTATGAGCATTCAGCGTTGAAACAGATGCAGCGTAAGGTTCTGCCAGACCTGCCTCAATTTGTCCAAAAATAATGGCAATGAAGATCGAAACTGTTGCGAAAGCCAGATTCCACCAACTGACTTCATACAATTTAGAATTTTTTGTGAAATACCCCAGCAGATCGCAAAACACTGCAAACAGCACCATCGCAATTACGAAATGCACCACGATTGGGTGAATGGTATCGGGGTAAGGAAGGTTATGCTCGTTGAGAGGCGGAAGGTACTTAAACACAGATTTTCAGAGTAATACAGTGACAGCGAGCAGTTATAGTGAAACGAAAGGATTGTATTGCTAAGAATTATCGAAGACAGAATAACTACTGGTGTAAAAGTAAAGTAGGCAGTAACTCCAAAAATTTGAGCAATAATTTTGACTTACTTCTAAAGTATCCCCTTTTGCAACTCCAGTCACTTATCCCTTTCTAATTTGATTGTTTTGGCTTCTGTACGACAGTGAATATCTCAAATCCCAACGCCAGCCCAGCAGTATAATTTCGCACTTGAGATTATTGCCACTTGAACGAGTGAATAGCCTTCCCATCAGAATGCCTCGATTCGTAGTCTCTTGTCTTCATACAAGTGGAATAGCCAATGACAGAACTCATGAGCGTACTGCTTAAGTAAGATTAATTTACTACTATCAACAGGAGGAATTTTAGGATTGTTATTACCTATAGATAGTCGGATAAATAATTGAGCAGCAGGAAAGTTCCAGTTGGAAGAATTGCCAGCAGTAGATTCTGTATTCAAATAGTCCCGATCTAATGTATCTTTTATATCTTCGTTCTAGACGTAAAGTTAAGTATGGGCTGGCGATAAGTCCCTTGTCCCTAGACGTACTAACTTGTCTACTCAAATGCAGCGATCGCAGAATGTCAACAGAAACAACATAACCCGCATAGAAGTAGAGACTATTTTTAAGTCAGCTGGCTAGAGTTCAACAACAAAGAGTCCTCCCGATCGCCTAACACCCCGTAGTCGTTGATAGAGAAATGTATCGCTAAAATCAGTCGATCTCCCTCCGTTGGTGGCAATCCTTTGTGAACGCAAAATGGATCTTCCACAAAGCCAAACCCCGCCGGACCACATATTGTCACAATCCTAGAAGTACCGTAGTAATCAATCACATCTTGCTCGGAACGCAACCGCCATAAGCTGAGAAGATAGGCAAGTTTCTTCTGACGATGACTGCCACGAATACATACATGCGGTCCATTAGCTAAGTTAGTGTCACTTAAGTAGAAGTAAAATCTAAGACAACGGTAATCCTCAAGGTCGTGATGAAAGACTTGCCCAATCGCAGCAGTAGATTCATAAATTGCGACTGTTGGGGGAAAACTCCACCACAGCCAACTACCAGCATGAACCGATTCTACTTTTAAATATTTCGCAGCAATATTTAATAGCTTTGGGTCGCGAGCCAGTTTCTCAATTGCTGGACATAGCAAGCTGGCATTGTAATATTTCCCTAGTCGAAAAGATTGACCGTATGAACTCTGCGCCGCTAGCCTTTCTTGATAAGCAAAACTCAAGCGTAAATTCCCGTCTCCATAGCAATTATTGCGCTCTGCAAACTCACGGATTTCTCTCACCCAACTATCTGGTAGATGAATCCCCAAGTACAATCCGTCAGCGATTAAAGATTCAACTACTTCATCAGTATTAAGGTGACTAAACACCGAATCCTTTTCCTCGTAGACTTTAGCGGTTCGTTGGCGCTGATAGTAATTTAGCATCATGATTTGGATCGAGCTAAAGCGACCAAATACATACATAAATAACCATTGAGGAGTTCTAGATAAATACTTTTTGAGTACGCCAATATAGTAGTAGCTACAGCTTTTTAGTCGAGTTATTAGCAGCAGATTTTGCTCGCGCATCAGCAATTTGCTCACACCTAAAATTAGTATTTGGCAGAAGGTCAAAATCAGGCACCCAGACGAAAAATATCACAAATATCAGCTAAAATTAGTTTCCCCCTTTACAATTCGCATATTTAAGGTATTGTATTGCCAAACAATATCGCCAACGCTAACAATATTACTCCGCAAAATCACAAAGTAACCCGCGATCGCCGTAATTACTTTTTGCAGGGCAAAGGCTACACCTGCTGTGACCAAACCGATTGCAGTGGCGAGTCGATTGGGGTTGTCAAACCGAATTTCTAGCAGCCCCAAGATTAACAGCACTGCCGTAATTAGATTTAGTCCTTGCCCTGCCCAGAACCAAATTCGCCCGTTGTAGCGATCGCGAATTGATTCTCCGATCAAAGCATTCGCTACACGACGCAGCAACCAGAGGATAATCAAGAAGGCTATAGTGAATAACACCTTTAGCCCGATTTCGGTATTGAAGCTAATCAATTTAAAAACTTGCTCCAACTGTTGCCTACTGTTTCAGCCGCGATCGCCATTCCATCCCAAGTCATGTATATGTTTACAGAGCAACGCGATCGATTAAAGTATCCCACAAGTACTTCACAGGCTGAATCTAGCTCAAGTTTTAGTTGGTGCTTCTAACACGTTGACATCAATCAACGGTGTCACGTTAAAACCTCGTTCTAATAAGCACGTTTGGATCTGACGAGTAAGCGTGTTGCGAATTTCCTCTAAAGCTTTTAAGGGTCGTTTTTCAAGAATTCTCAGGCAAGAATTTCCAGAGTTGCTAAAATTGCCTAGTTTATAGACGCATTCTTATATGTTTGACACAACTGAAAAAATTAGCACTTCAAAAGTTTTGGAGTAGATCGAGGAGCGCGCCAAGAGCGATCGCGTTTTGGGCTATGCCGTCTACAATGAATCTACTTGCGATCACATTTTAGTCATTTTAGTTATCTGATTCGGCAGCAAGACCGATCTTATCTCTATTTTCTGGCGTTTTTACTTCTTCGCTGACTGGTAGCGATCGCCTTTCATCTCCTTGGCTGATTCGCAGATTAAGCAGACTGGCAATCCAACGAGCTGTCAGTCCTTGACAAAAAACTGTCATCATAATCGTTAAAAATACTAGAGCTTTAATCGAATCACCGCCGTTAATACCGTGTTTTGTGAGTGAAACCGCAAACAAAGAAGCTAAAGAAGCAGCGACAATTCCACGGGGAGCAATCCAACAGAGAAATAATTGCTGTCGCCAGTTGAAACCTTGATTCCAAGTAGAAACCAATATATTTATCGGACGTACCACAAACATTAGCACTAGAACGGTAAGGACGCTTCCCCAACCTAAAGCGAAAACACTGGCAATTGATAAATCTGCCGCTAGCAGGATAAACAAAACTGAATTAGATAAAATGCTCAACTGTTCGTTAAAGTGACGCAGCAACGGCTCGGAGGGCAAGTAAGCAGCTCGTAAAACTATGCCCATGACAACGACAACCACCAAACCCGATTCACCGCGTATCACCTGTGCCAGACTAAACAAGCCCCAAACGCTAGCTAAAACTACCAAATTTTTCAACTCTTGCGACAGAAAGCTGTCCTGTCTGAGAATGAGGCTGAGCAACCAGCCTCCAACTGCACCAATTGCTCCACCTATACCCAATCGCAAGAGTAGGCTTTCAATTGAGACGAGTAACTCCACATCTCCACTTAAAACTAAATGAAGTACGATCGCTGCTCCAATTGCCCCAATTGGATCGATAAAAACGCCTTCCCCTTCCAAAAGTGTCGATACCTGTCGGTCTACACCTACCTGTTTGAGCAGTGGTTGAACTACTGTTGGACCCGTGACCACTACCAACGAGGCATAAAGAAAAGCAATTGACCAGGGAAATTCGCTCAGCCAGTGGGCAGCGATCGCGCCACCAATCAGGGTAATTAGGACTCCTATGGTGACAAGATTACGCAGGCTACTAGAAACTGCTCCTAACTCTCGTAGCTGTAGATTTAATCCGCCTTCAAATAAAATCAGTGCCACTAACATTGAAACGAGTACTTCCAGACCATTACCCAATAGCGATGGATGTAGAAAATCCAAGCCGTCCGATCCCAGAAGAATCCCAAATAAGAGTAGGAAGACAATGCTGGGAATTTGAAGATAACTGGCTAATACTTGAGCAGAGATACCAGCAGCAACAGTTTCACTTAGCAAAACAGTAGTTTTTAAGGATTCTTCCATAGAAATCTGTGTTAACGAACAATTAGCAGTGCGATCGCGCGAGCGTAAAAATAATTTATGACCTATAAATTAACTATTTTTGATTTATGTTCTTTCCTGTTTAAATAAAGTTATGACCTTTTGAATGCAAAGTTATATTATAGACAAAGTTATGTCAGAATAATTTCAAATACTAGTTAAATACCAGCTTCAATCTTCTGAAAATCACGTAATCTAAGTAAATAGTTGCATGATAGGATTTCCAGAAGAAGGAGGTTTCTGGAAAGCACTAACTGAACTGAGCAAAAAGTGCGTGCAAGATTATGTAACGATTGCGGCAACATTCAACTCTTTGCTAATTCATTTGTAGTTAAAACTGAATCGCGAGCGCGATTAACACTAGCTGTTGTGACATCAACCGAGCAGAAATATAGGTAGGGTGCGTTAAGCTTTAGCGCAACGTATTCTTATATAGGCAAAGTTATATCAGAACGAGCTTAAATGCTAATCTCAATTTTCTGTAAGTCACGTACTATTAGTAGGTCAATGCATATTGACTTAAATACTATTTTGAAAAATCGCACCTATCTAAAGCTTATGCCAAGGATGGCGTACTGGTGAATACAGTTTCCTGCCTTTATTGCCACTCCAATGACGGATGCCATGATGGAGCAACAATCGAACCAGATGGGTAATAGTTTCGATGAGGCGATCGCTAAGTTTCTAGAGCAGAATCGCCCTCACATTCAGTTGAACAGATGCGGGAAACCGTAGGATTTGCTACCAATACTAGTAAGTCGCTAGCACCAAATAATTGGTCTTCGTCTAGAGTAAAAGTAGTTAGATTCCACTACGGTTCAGTTAAGGCTCAAAGTGTTGTAAATTAAGCATTGTTCCCAAGAATGGAAAGTGAGTGTAGTGCATCTGAAGGATTTCTCATTGTTGTCTCCTACGATACAAAGTAGTGATGTGTTCAAAGCGATAGAGGCAGCCATCCCATCCACGGAGATCGAGCAAGCGATCGCTAAAACTAAAGTTTGTGAACAACGTAAACGCTCGTTACCAGCACAATTGGTAATTTGTTTGGTAATTGCGATGAGTCTGTGGTCACGAGATTCGATGAGAGATGTGCTGAAAAACTTAATTGATGGGCTGAGCGAAGCATGGGTGAAAGTGGGGAAATACTGGCGAGTTTTTGTAAATCAGCAATAACGCAAGCCCGACAACGATTAAGTCCAAGGGTGATGAGTCAATTGTTCCATCAACTGGTGCGACCAATGGCTAGCACCGATACCAAAGGAGCATTTCTCAATGGATTGCGAATTGTGGTAATTGATCGGACTTGCTTCGATCTGCCAGACAGCGATGAAAATGCGAGAGTTTTGGTCGTCCGAGCAGCCGTCCTGGCACACAAGCCGCATTTCCCAAACTGCGATTAGTCATTTTGGTAGAAGCAGGAACACATTTAATCTTTGATGCATTGATGTGTCCATATCGAATAGGAGAACGAGTGCGGGCATTAAGATTATTACGCTCCGTGAGTTCAGGGATGTTGTTGATGTGGGACAGAGGGTTACATTCTTATGCAATGGTGCAAGCAACTGTCACAACTGGTAGCGATTATTTAGGAAGAATTCCCGCAAATGTCAAGTTTTTGTGCGAAGAACCACTGGCGGATGGTTCTTATCTGAGTTGGATTTATCCACCTGCTAAATTCCGCTCAAAAGCTTGCCAGCCCATACAAGTCCGAGTGATTGAATACACAATTGGTAATACCGACAACCCAGAGGAACAACTAAGATATCGCTTAATTACCAGCTTATTGGAATTGGAGAAATTTCCGGCTCAACTACTGGCGATTGAATATCATCAACGCTGGGAAGTAGAAAATACTATTGATGAACTCAAAGTACATTTATCAGGACGAAAACTCATATTCGCTCTCAAAACCGCGTGAAGTTGTGCAGGAAGTTTACGGGTGGTTGTTAGGACA from Chroococcidiopsis sp. SAG 2025 harbors:
- a CDS encoding sodium:proton antiporter, with the protein product MEESLKTTVLLSETVAAGISAQVLASYLQIPSIVFLLLFGILLGSDGLDFLHPSLLGNGLEVLVSMLVALILFEGGLNLQLRELGAVSSSLRNLVTIGVLITLIGGAIAAHWLSEFPWSIAFLYASLVVVTGPTVVQPLLKQVGVDRQVSTLLEGEGVFIDPIGAIGAAIVLHLVLSGDVELLVSIESLLLRLGIGGAIGAVGGWLLSLILRQDSFLSQELKNLVVLASVWGLFSLAQVIRGESGLVVVVVMGIVLRAAYLPSEPLLRHFNEQLSILSNSVLFILLAADLSIASVFALGWGSVLTVLVLMFVVRPINILVSTWNQGFNWRQQLFLCWIAPRGIVAASLASLFAVSLTKHGINGGDSIKALVFLTIMMTVFCQGLTARWIASLLNLRISQGDERRSLPVSEEVKTPENRDKIGLAAESDN